A part of Aegilops tauschii subsp. strangulata cultivar AL8/78 chromosome 2, Aet v6.0, whole genome shotgun sequence genomic DNA contains:
- the LOC109765368 gene encoding GTP cyclohydrolase 1, with product MGALEEAHLAAVAACGCDEEEEEDLLVEVGGGEAPGDAMEPAVRALLAGLGEDDRREGLRRTPKRVAKAFRDGTRGYRQKVKDIVQGALFPEVGVDKRTGSAGGTGGQVVVRDIDLYSYCESCLLPFSIQCHVGYVPSGGRVVGLSKLSRVADVFAKRFQNPQRLANEVCGALHASIQPAGVAVAMQCWHIPLPENFKCKNSGALIRTSHSSRSGVFEGENSSFWNDFVALLKLRGIDMEMDSRSASLTWCPLRPHEVPLCNGHAKRITTNGASSAKSASIPSNMVSAVSSMLLSLGEDPLRKELLGSPQRYVQWLMRFRACNLDVKLNGFTFNSASVYERPGEDATDHRAISSELHLPFCAQCEHHLLPFYGVVHIGYFGSGDGEGINRSHFQALVHFYGCKLQVQERMTRQIAEAVYSVSHRGAIVVVEANHICMISRGIEKIRSSTATIAVLGQFSTDSSAKASFLQSILDTANQEV from the exons ATGGGAGCGCTCGAGGAGGCgcacctcgccgccgtcgccgcctgcgggtgcgacgaggaggaggaggaagatctCCTGGTGGAGGTCGGCGGCGGGGAGGCGCCGGGGGACGCCATGGAGCCGGCGGTGCGCGCGCTGCtggcggggctcggcgaggaCGACCGCCGGGAGGGGCTGCGCCGGACGCCCAAGCGCGTCGCCAAGGCCTTCCGCGACGGCACCCGAG GTTACAGACAGAAAGTAAAAGACATTGTGCAGGGTGCTCTGTTTCCTGAGGTTGGTGTTGACAAAAGGACTGGTTCTGCTGGAGGAACTGGAGGGCAAGTTGTTGTTCGTGATATCGATCTTTATTCATACTGTGAATCTTGCTTGCTTCCGTTCAGCATACAATGCCATGTTGGATATGTGCCCTCCGGTGGAAGGGTCGTTGGGTTAAGCAAGCTTTCAAGGGTAGCTGACGTCTTTGCCAAGAGATTTCAAAACCCTCAGAGATTAGCTAATGAAGTTTGTGGTGCATTGCATGCTAGCATACAACCTGCTGGTGTTGCTGTTGCTATGCAGTGCTGGCACATACCGTTGCCGGAGAACTTTAAATGCAAAAATTCAGGAGCTTTGATTAGAACTTCACATTCATCTCGCTCGGGAGTTTTTGAGGGTGAGAACAGCTCTTTTTGGAATGATTTTGTGGCTCTTCTTAAGCTTAGAGGCATAGACATGGAGATGGACAGCCGTTCTGCTTCTTTAACTTGGTGCCCCTTAAGGCCTCATGAGGTTCCGCTTTGCAATGGGCACGCAAAGAGGATTACAACTAATGGTGCTAGCTCAGCAAAATCGGCATCCATTCCATCTAATATGGTTTCTGCTGTCAGCTCAATGCTCTTGTCTCTTGGTGAGGACCCCCTCAGGAAAGAACTTCTAGGCAGTCCTCAGCGTTACGTGCAATGGCTGATGAGGTTCAGAGCATGCAATCTTGATGTGAAGCTGAATGGTTTTACATTTAACAGTGCAAGTGTATATGAGAGACCAGGCGAAGATGCTACTGATCATCGAGCAATTAGTTCTGAGCTGCATTTGCCATTTTGTGCCCAGTGCGAGCACCACCTCCTGCCGTTCTACGGAGTAGTGCACATTGGTTACTTTGGCAGTGGAGACGGTGAAGGGATCAACCGCTCACATTTTCAGGCTCTGGTTCATTTCTACGGGTGCAAGCTTCAGGTTCAGGAAAGGATGACAAGACAGATAGCTGAAGCAGTTTATTCCGTCTCACACCGTGGAGCCATAGTTGTTGTGGAAGCCAACCACATCTGCATGATATCAAGGGGGATAGAGAAAATCAGGAGTAGTACAGCGACGATTGCAGTTTTGGGTCAGTTTTCGACCGATTCTTCTGCCAAGGCATCCTTTTTACAGAGCATCTTAGATACTGCTAATCAAGAAGTATGA